A stretch of Diceros bicornis minor isolate mBicDic1 chromosome 29, mDicBic1.mat.cur, whole genome shotgun sequence DNA encodes these proteins:
- the LOC131393863 gene encoding zinc finger protein 596-like gives MPMHVSHTQGDTIECIDVVDEFTHRSSLPRHLPVQMRKKPPVSKRCGKSLHDQSSLNQIHTSDVSCECNLCGKAFSNFFSLRRHKMIHSGEKPYKCHLCGNGFLQNSDLRNHIRIHTGEKPYKCHLCGKVFSQSSYLRQHEKTHTGEKPYECHVCEKAFSQSSYLRKHERIHPGEKRYECHQCAKVFSQSSGLSQHKRIHTGEKPHICLLCGKDFCQSSELRRHNRTHSGEKPYECHQCGNAFSQYSNLRRHERTHTGEQPYECQLCGKFFSHRSSLRRHEETQH, from the exons ATGCCAATG CATGTATCTCACACTCAAGGGGATACCATTGAATGTATTGATGTGGTTGATGAATTTACTCACAGATCTTCATTGCCTCGACACTTGCCAGTTCAAATGAGAAAGAAACCTCCTGTCAGCAAACGCTGTGGAAAATCACTTCATGATCAGTCATCCCTTAATCAAATTCACACTAGCGATGTGTCATGTGAATGTAATctatgtgggaaagcctttagtaATTTCTTTAGCCTTAGACGACACAAGATGATTCACagtggagagaaaccatataaatgtCATCTATGTGGGAATGGCTTTTTGCAAAATTCTGACCTTAGAAACCACATACgaatccacactggagagaaaccatataaatgtCATCTGTGTGGGAAAGTCTTCAGCCAAAGTTCGTACCTTAGACAACATGAGAAaactcacacaggagagaagccATATGAATGCCATGTATGTGAGAAAGCTTTCAGCCAAAGTTCTTACCTTCGGAAACATGAGAGAATTCATCCTGGAGAGAAACGTTATGAATGCCATCAGTGTGCGAAAGTCTTTAGTCAAAGCTCTGGCCTTAGCCAGCACAAGAGAatccacacaggagagaaaccacaTATATGTCTTCTATGTGGGAAGGACTTCTGTCAAAGTTCTGAACTTAGACGGCATAACAGAACACACTcaggagaaaaaccatatgagtGTCATCAGTGTGGGAATGCCTTCAGTCAATATTCTAATCTTAGGCGACATGAGAGAACCCACACTGGAGAGCAACCATATGAATGTCAGCTATGTGGGAAATTCTTCAGTCATCGTTCTTCCCTTAGACGACACGAGGAAACCCAACATTGA